A stretch of Aedes aegypti strain LVP_AGWG chromosome 2, AaegL5.0 Primary Assembly, whole genome shotgun sequence DNA encodes these proteins:
- the LOC110675607 gene encoding uncharacterized protein LOC110675607, producing MKLLSLLVILGVGFANATLRSEVDQLLVFYPMEQVREIYNWWITHDAEVGEIFAFMQSNEANSAWNVLYTQPELQGVSDWTAARDVDFGEWLYSIIELFGWFPPMPTNVRSSGARSWASMMEEIRSVTDTDGAVALANIFIATPGSEFAELYRMTQDARPAFTRTIEDPDVMRWSAQMRAFGVDIDGTLERLRGFFQWN from the exons ATG AAACTGCTCTCGCTGTTGGTGATCCTCGGAGTTGGCTTTGCCAACGCCACGCTCCGATCGGAGGTTGATCAGCTGTTGGTATTCTATCCAATGGAACAAGTCCGCGAGATCTACAACTGGTGGATCACCCACGATGCCGAAGTCGGTGAGATCTTCGCCTTCATGCAGTCCAACGAAGCCAATAGTGCCTGGAACGTCCTGTACACTCAACCAGAGCTGCAGGGAGTTTCCGATTGGACTGCGGCACGCGATGTCGATTTCGGCGAATGGTTGTACAGTATCATTGAACTGTTCGGATGGTTTCCGCCGATGCCAACCAATGTTCGCAGCAGCGGTGCTCGCTCCTGGGCTTCCATGATGGAGGAAATCCGTTCCGTTACCGATACCGATGGTGCGGTTGCTTTGGCCAACATCTTCATTGCCACGCCCGGAAGCGAGTTCGCTGAACTGTACCGCATGACCCAGGATGCCCGCCCGGCCTTCACCCGCACCATTGAGGATCCCGATGTTATGCGCTGGTCTGCCCAGATGCGCGCCTTCGGCGTTGACATCGACGGTACCCTGGAACGTCTGCGTGGATTCTTCCAGTGGAACTAG